The Spirochaeta isovalerica genome includes a window with the following:
- a CDS encoding retroviral-like aspartic protease family protein, translated as MIQPKGKSILIISILVSLIINSCSRATNNEEKNDDIKKRLLSGGSISTSCYLDFPLNTGEPLQIKLNINNKSYLFLLDTGSEITIISKNAKCFTLEPEKTNILTKGIAGNSQKNSFAKLDPIQLKDVVIEDVYCAVTDLSHIEINGLKYDGILGENFLSNFILTIDYSRKKFTLTNIQSDNLNKGDFIPFDKNEFISGNHFYAISDNGKDIPIFIDTGIDLSCTPDSFNLINHSFYNNHLELLGINNIGIPYELGKVENLTIGNALVNDLTVVKTNKDRFLLGRDFLERSKVEIDYITKRIRFDKFMDQNTFTQVVHFSEIVIEKNSLGFIIKEIWDKSKLVQKGIRVGDHIKEINNISLSEFQSVIDLYITLTDSRIYSITYEREEEVSIEIKNL; from the coding sequence ATGATTCAGCCAAAAGGAAAAAGCATATTGATTATAAGTATTTTGGTATCATTGATTATTAATAGTTGCTCAAGAGCAACAAATAACGAAGAGAAAAATGATGATATAAAAAAACGTCTACTTTCTGGTGGATCTATTTCTACTTCATGCTATCTTGATTTCCCATTAAATACAGGAGAACCTCTTCAAATAAAACTGAATATTAATAACAAAAGTTATCTTTTTCTTTTAGATACGGGATCAGAAATCACAATTATCTCAAAAAATGCAAAATGTTTCACATTAGAACCTGAAAAAACTAACATTTTGACAAAAGGAATCGCAGGTAACAGTCAAAAAAATAGCTTTGCAAAATTGGATCCTATTCAATTGAAGGATGTTGTTATTGAAGATGTATATTGTGCTGTTACCGATTTGTCACATATTGAAATTAATGGGCTTAAATATGATGGGATTTTAGGAGAAAACTTTCTAAGTAATTTTATTTTAACGATTGACTACTCAAGGAAGAAATTTACTTTAACAAATATTCAGAGTGATAATTTAAATAAAGGAGACTTCATTCCATTTGATAAAAATGAATTCATTTCTGGAAATCACTTTTATGCTATAAGCGATAACGGAAAAGATATACCAATTTTTATTGACACTGGGATAGATTTATCTTGCACTCCTGATTCTTTCAATTTAATCAATCATTCTTTTTACAATAACCACTTGGAGCTATTGGGTATTAACAATATTGGAATTCCTTATGAATTAGGAAAAGTCGAAAATTTGACAATCGGGAATGCTCTTGTCAATGATTTAACAGTAGTAAAAACAAATAAAGATCGTTTTCTATTGGGGCGTGACTTCTTAGAACGAAGTAAGGTGGAAATTGATTATATTACAAAACGAATTCGATTTGATAAATTTATGGATCAAAATACATTCACTCAGGTTGTACATTTTTCTGAAATAGTTATTGAAAAAAATAGTCTTGGATTCATTATCAAAGAGATTTGGGATAAATCAAAACTAGTTCAAAAAGGTATTCGAGTTGGAGATCATATCAAAGAAATCAATAATATATCCCTATCTGAATTTCAATCTGTAATTGATTTATATATTACTCTTACAGATTCCAGAATATATAGCATTACATACGAGAGAGAAGAAGAAGTCTCTATAGAAATTAAGAATCTATAG
- a CDS encoding peptidase domain-containing ABC transporter, with amino-acid sequence MKYFFIRQHDITDCGAACIATISKQFGLNFPIAKIRKIAGTDKAGTNALGLIKASEKLGFDAKGVRAEPEDLNEKLPLPCIAHVIKDDLLHYVVIHKITKKKMIIADPAEGLVHYKKEDFLKIWTGVLILMMPSESFKKGSEKIGFFERFLSLLYPHKKLMTEIIISSFLLSLMGMLGAFFFKYLIDEVFISGLLDSLHIVAGGMMILTVFRIILGAFRQHLLVYLTQKIDISLVFSYYRHVLKLPISFFDSRRTGEILSRLNDASKIQEAVSGVTLSVILDSTMVVGAGIILYLQSSTLFLISLILVPFSAVILFLFVKPFQQRQRQVMTEAADTESQLVESVSGIATVKAVNGERQAVEETEKFFLKTVFTSFRIAKLENIQGSLQDFITAAGGLMILWIGGVLVIKGQISIGQLITFNALLAYFHEPIQNLIGLQPALQEAFVAAERLGEILDLEIESPDEDLMKPECFTGAIDFQNVTFRYGTREEVISDFSLKIHPGEKIAVVGESGSGKTTLVKMLFKYYVPEKGKISIDGLDLRDLDTENLRSRIGYVPQDIVLFSGSVRDNIAYGNREASFESIVRAAELAQAHGFINELPLRYRTKVGERGATLSGGQRQRIALARAILNNPQILILDEATSSLDSISERAIHNTIDELSRDITTIIIAHRLSTVVKCDKIVVMEKGEIREWGTHQELIDKGERYGQLWQSQCLV; translated from the coding sequence ATGAAATATTTCTTTATAAGACAACATGACATAACCGATTGCGGTGCAGCTTGCATTGCTACGATCTCAAAACAGTTCGGATTAAATTTCCCTATAGCAAAGATACGGAAAATTGCCGGTACAGATAAAGCGGGAACTAACGCTCTTGGATTGATCAAAGCATCGGAAAAGCTAGGTTTCGATGCAAAGGGAGTAAGAGCGGAGCCCGAGGATCTGAATGAAAAACTCCCACTTCCCTGTATTGCCCATGTGATAAAGGACGATTTGCTCCATTATGTGGTGATCCATAAAATAACGAAAAAGAAGATGATCATCGCTGATCCAGCAGAGGGCTTGGTTCACTATAAAAAAGAGGACTTTCTCAAGATTTGGACAGGAGTTCTTATCCTGATGATGCCTTCTGAATCTTTTAAAAAAGGCTCGGAAAAAATAGGATTTTTTGAGAGGTTTCTCTCTCTTCTTTATCCCCATAAGAAACTAATGACTGAGATCATTATTTCCTCTTTTCTTCTCTCTCTAATGGGGATGCTGGGTGCTTTTTTCTTCAAGTACCTCATTGACGAGGTATTTATAAGCGGATTGCTGGACTCTCTACATATCGTTGCCGGCGGAATGATGATATTAACTGTTTTCCGAATTATTCTAGGTGCCTTCAGGCAACATCTACTAGTTTATCTCACACAAAAAATAGATATTTCTTTAGTCTTTTCCTATTATAGACACGTTCTCAAACTGCCTATTTCCTTTTTTGACTCAAGGCGAACAGGTGAAATTCTTTCGCGTTTGAACGATGCTTCAAAAATTCAGGAAGCAGTTTCCGGTGTTACCCTTTCTGTTATTCTGGACAGTACTATGGTGGTAGGAGCCGGAATTATCCTTTACCTCCAGAGCAGCACTCTTTTTCTCATATCCCTGATCCTCGTCCCCTTTTCTGCTGTCATACTTTTTCTCTTTGTCAAGCCTTTTCAGCAGAGACAGAGACAAGTTATGACGGAAGCAGCAGATACAGAGTCACAATTGGTTGAATCCGTTTCCGGAATTGCCACAGTAAAAGCAGTAAATGGAGAGAGACAGGCTGTAGAGGAGACAGAGAAGTTCTTTCTCAAAACAGTTTTCACTTCTTTTCGCATTGCCAAACTGGAAAATATCCAAGGATCCCTACAGGATTTCATAACTGCTGCAGGTGGATTGATGATTCTCTGGATCGGCGGAGTTCTGGTTATAAAAGGGCAAATATCTATTGGACAGCTCATCACCTTCAATGCTCTTCTTGCTTATTTTCACGAACCGATTCAGAATCTCATTGGGCTCCAGCCAGCCCTTCAGGAAGCCTTCGTAGCAGCAGAGAGATTGGGTGAAATACTCGATCTTGAAATAGAATCCCCCGATGAAGACCTTATGAAACCTGAATGCTTTACTGGAGCGATCGATTTTCAGAATGTAACATTCCGTTATGGAACAAGAGAAGAAGTAATCAGTGACTTCTCTTTAAAAATTCATCCAGGTGAGAAAATTGCGGTAGTAGGAGAAAGTGGCTCCGGTAAAACGACATTGGTAAAAATGCTTTTTAAGTATTATGTTCCTGAAAAAGGAAAAATTTCTATTGATGGTTTAGACCTTCGGGACCTTGATACGGAAAACCTGAGGAGCAGAATCGGATATGTCCCTCAGGATATTGTCCTTTTCTCCGGTTCCGTCCGGGACAATATCGCCTATGGTAACAGGGAGGCTTCTTTCGAGAGCATTGTCCGGGCGGCGGAACTGGCTCAGGCCCACGGGTTTATCAATGAGCTGCCTCTGCGCTACAGAACCAAAGTGGGGGAGCGGGGCGCCACGCTCTCAGGTGGTCAGCGGCAGCGTATAGCCCTCGCCAGAGCGATACTGAATAATCCGCAGATCCTCATTCTGGATGAAGCGACGAGCAGTCTCGACAGTATTTCCGAAAGGGCCATCCACAACACCATTGATGAGTTGAGCCGTGATATAACGACGATAATCATAGCCCACAGACTATCGACAGTGGTCAAATGCGATAAAATCGTTGTTATGGAAAAAGGTGAAATCCGAGAATGGGGGACCCATCAGGAGCTTATTGATAAAGGGGAGCGGTACGGTCAGCTCTGGCAGAGCCAATGTCTGGTCTAG
- a CDS encoding HlyD family secretion protein, whose amino-acid sequence MKNTILNIDDMGESRIMLERKPPRLISLFVYFLLLMLLTAFLYSWFSKIEIVVKTHGTIRPFETVSRVRSVRDGKIKTIRYKPGQYIKQGEPLIEIDCDYQVQELERIQGRIDELEVKSMHLQNLRKSYEEDRNAFSRTGEREFYERFFLYSCEKRKLELNRDAAQAKYNARESMAQFVAKSELEELEYKLRMAELELQSFTGSSFLEVVDEYDLIKTELRSLVSQAEQLEKEISLSTIFAPISGTVNKLAELNDGDYLFSGMDILDIVPETGGRGRVEISISNQDIAGIKTGDAVSYRLPALPKEKYGVLKGNITSIPADMQKTAEGLFLVEGSFDNLKEFPELKSGMFVDVRITVRKRRILFHLLDKSGLMNNWMINR is encoded by the coding sequence ATGAAAAATACAATTCTGAATATTGATGATATGGGAGAAAGCCGGATCATGCTGGAGCGAAAACCTCCGCGGCTCATAAGTCTTTTCGTTTATTTCCTCCTTCTGATGCTATTGACAGCTTTCCTATACTCCTGGTTCAGCAAAATCGAGATTGTTGTAAAAACACATGGTACTATCAGGCCTTTTGAAACCGTCAGCCGGGTCAGAAGCGTACGGGACGGTAAGATCAAGACTATCCGGTATAAACCAGGACAGTACATCAAACAGGGCGAACCGCTTATCGAAATCGATTGCGACTACCAGGTTCAGGAACTGGAACGGATTCAGGGCCGGATTGATGAACTGGAAGTAAAGTCGATGCATTTGCAGAATCTGAGAAAAAGTTATGAAGAGGACAGAAATGCCTTTTCCCGAACCGGTGAAAGGGAGTTTTATGAACGGTTTTTCCTGTACTCCTGTGAGAAGCGGAAGCTTGAACTCAACCGGGATGCCGCACAGGCAAAGTATAACGCCCGGGAAAGCATGGCTCAATTCGTCGCGAAAAGCGAGCTTGAAGAGCTTGAGTATAAGCTCCGCATGGCCGAACTGGAGCTGCAGAGTTTTACCGGAAGTTCCTTTCTGGAAGTTGTCGATGAATATGATTTGATAAAAACGGAACTGAGATCTCTGGTATCACAGGCGGAGCAACTTGAAAAAGAGATATCTCTTTCGACCATTTTCGCGCCTATTTCCGGTACGGTAAATAAACTTGCGGAACTGAATGACGGGGACTATCTTTTTTCCGGAATGGATATACTGGATATCGTTCCAGAAACCGGCGGACGGGGAAGAGTGGAAATATCCATCTCCAATCAGGATATTGCGGGGATAAAAACAGGAGATGCCGTTTCTTACAGGCTTCCAGCTCTTCCCAAAGAGAAGTATGGAGTTTTAAAGGGGAATATTACATCAATTCCAGCAGATATGCAGAAAACCGCCGAAGGCCTGTTTCTTGTTGAAGGGAGTTTCGATAATTTGAAAGAATTTCCGGAATTGAAGAGCGGCATGTTTGTTGATGTGAGGATAACCGTTCGAAAGAGACGAATTCTCTTTCATCTTCTCGATAAATCGGGCTTGATGAATAACTGGATGATCAATCGCTAA
- a CDS encoding tetratricopeptide repeat-containing diguanylate cyclase has protein sequence MRAVGVKEEEKRLYPFIEELTGQWDGGIRIADIRTLYPESMTRSIKTALQEKYSQFFDYDLSQPESFAFFPLTSLLVESEKRMNGLISRTVKSSAEMYELHRKLFLSLLKCEAIEREELILQEEINYETRIIIGEISYLLEILTEKEPVVLLCSHLPYLQFSSMKLLQEVVETNRKINLLIIFLSEEGYLLSSQKRIQEISDFRMFIEDKGFTFRRIKESVSDSPAPSLRWHKDEDETVRILHNALEMLALDDVEEAIELFQSRFSEEKALLDEKSVLEFDFLKANLNYLKQNWDMALLEFNELKERTGSDDLIFFRILLFLAASYIRKNCFVEARQTCEELDDYRIMHENRRGVFYLAHIKLLIDKQEQAMNVDLWDSELEKIEKMGLALGYKNTVAYWLTAPYELNYLYRKDTIFDCQNRAVKLAEELGNEFRLAALYHTESLYYLWQRSEEGFAKALELLDRSESIRVKLNHKRELVNLFNGRGFLYYQYGEYKSAIREFENAINLINELNDDIELSLSLFNIARTYFTTGMFNEAGVILDGILLQLELLGENTIPLQSPLEIYSIQLITNSYSNNRFKGEELKVKIQNAWSAREKKRDIEVFLYYWAMGVCSYAFNDFQKAEENLEKALSLGRNAVSNSMIPSYFPALLEYCLRLSIYSEKKKAEMRKEGITSISENQKEYFPAFYNETSEEPVLPLISIDMEQILLKTRKNQEINSLHKRIKNIDFLNSFFSLVSESETKTELFRRSFNILENHFMITDSVFIRRDGEEWVRIGGKEDWFLEVMEKRKLGEILMKRKNTIILPELKMKNSYIVGMPGFNDRKVNRAFLARIPGDKYRSFSDLVPIFEMALKSLFQANRRIQAMDDLSQMAHTDSLTGLYNRKAFWNEIGLELERYQRHENPDKPCLTIIYLDLDNFKFYNDTYGHQAGDKVLQKFADLMKSHFRLTDIISRFGGDEFVIMLPETSEAQAEQIIIRLLQIFRTDFLEELHRTLSIKAIPEEKFLSCSIGIGEYRCLEDQPFDSFMARVDALMYDVKKAGKNGYKRLNGK, from the coding sequence ATGCGGGCTGTAGGTGTTAAGGAAGAAGAAAAAAGGTTATATCCTTTTATTGAAGAATTAACCGGTCAATGGGATGGCGGGATCCGGATCGCCGATATACGGACGCTCTATCCGGAAAGCATGACCCGTTCAATAAAAACAGCCTTACAAGAAAAATACAGTCAGTTTTTTGATTATGATCTATCCCAGCCTGAAAGCTTTGCTTTTTTTCCCTTAACTTCGCTTCTGGTTGAAAGTGAAAAGCGAATGAACGGTTTGATCAGCCGGACAGTAAAGTCCAGCGCGGAAATGTATGAGCTGCACAGAAAACTTTTTCTTTCGCTCCTTAAATGTGAAGCCATTGAAAGAGAAGAGCTGATCCTTCAGGAGGAAATCAATTATGAAACCCGCATCATAATCGGGGAGATATCTTATCTCCTTGAAATTCTGACGGAAAAAGAACCGGTTGTCCTTCTATGCTCCCATCTCCCCTACCTTCAGTTCTCCTCCATGAAATTACTTCAGGAAGTGGTAGAGACCAATAGAAAAATCAATCTTCTCATTATCTTTCTCTCCGAAGAGGGTTATCTTCTCTCCTCGCAAAAAAGGATTCAGGAAATCAGTGATTTCAGGATGTTTATTGAGGATAAGGGTTTCACTTTCCGGAGGATCAAAGAAAGCGTTTCCGATTCGCCTGCTCCATCGCTGAGATGGCATAAGGATGAGGATGAAACCGTCAGAATCCTTCACAACGCTCTGGAAATGCTGGCATTGGATGACGTTGAGGAGGCGATAGAACTATTCCAGAGCAGGTTTTCCGAAGAGAAAGCCTTGCTGGACGAAAAATCCGTTCTGGAATTTGATTTTCTCAAGGCAAATCTCAATTACCTGAAGCAGAACTGGGATATGGCGTTACTGGAGTTCAATGAGCTCAAGGAGAGAACCGGAAGCGATGATTTGATTTTTTTCAGGATCCTGCTCTTTCTGGCGGCTTCCTATATCAGGAAGAACTGTTTTGTCGAAGCGAGACAGACATGTGAGGAACTCGATGATTACAGAATCATGCATGAAAACAGAAGAGGCGTATTCTATCTGGCTCATATAAAGCTGCTTATCGACAAGCAGGAACAGGCTATGAATGTCGACCTGTGGGACAGCGAGCTGGAAAAAATCGAGAAAATGGGTCTGGCTCTGGGATACAAGAATACTGTCGCCTATTGGCTGACGGCACCCTATGAACTCAATTATCTATATAGAAAAGATACGATTTTCGATTGTCAGAACAGAGCGGTCAAACTGGCTGAAGAATTGGGAAATGAATTCCGTCTCGCCGCTTTGTATCATACGGAAAGTCTTTATTATTTATGGCAGAGAAGTGAAGAGGGATTTGCGAAAGCACTCGAACTGCTCGACAGAAGTGAATCAATAAGAGTTAAGCTGAACCATAAGAGAGAACTTGTCAATCTTTTCAACGGCAGGGGATTTCTCTACTACCAGTACGGTGAATACAAATCGGCGATAAGAGAATTCGAAAACGCCATTAATCTGATAAATGAACTCAATGACGACATCGAATTATCACTCAGCCTGTTTAATATTGCGAGAACCTATTTTACAACAGGAATGTTCAACGAAGCCGGTGTTATTCTCGACGGGATTCTGCTGCAGCTGGAGCTGCTCGGAGAAAATACCATTCCACTACAATCTCCTCTGGAAATTTATTCCATTCAGCTTATCACGAACAGCTACAGCAACAACCGTTTCAAAGGAGAAGAGCTGAAAGTCAAGATTCAGAATGCCTGGAGTGCAAGGGAAAAGAAAAGAGACATTGAAGTGTTCCTGTATTATTGGGCCATGGGAGTCTGTTCCTATGCTTTCAATGATTTTCAAAAAGCGGAAGAAAATCTGGAAAAAGCATTAAGCCTGGGAAGAAATGCCGTCAGCAACTCCATGATCCCCAGTTATTTCCCCGCATTACTCGAATACTGCCTTCGCCTTTCAATCTACAGCGAAAAAAAGAAAGCAGAAATGAGGAAGGAAGGGATTACCAGTATTTCCGAAAATCAGAAAGAATATTTCCCCGCTTTCTACAATGAAACAAGTGAAGAACCCGTTCTTCCTTTGATTTCTATCGACATGGAACAGATTCTTCTGAAAACCAGAAAGAACCAGGAAATAAACAGCCTCCATAAAAGAATCAAAAACATAGATTTCCTCAATTCATTTTTTTCACTTGTTTCCGAGTCGGAGACCAAAACGGAACTTTTCCGGCGGTCATTCAATATACTGGAAAATCACTTTATGATAACAGACTCTGTTTTTATCCGCAGAGACGGGGAGGAATGGGTCAGAATCGGCGGAAAGGAAGACTGGTTTCTGGAAGTCATGGAAAAAAGAAAACTCGGCGAAATCCTTATGAAAAGGAAAAACACTATCATCCTCCCCGAACTGAAGATGAAAAATAGCTACATCGTCGGAATGCCGGGTTTCAACGACAGGAAAGTGAACAGGGCCTTTCTCGCGAGAATACCGGGAGATAAGTACCGTTCCTTTTCCGATCTGGTTCCTATTTTCGAAATGGCCCTGAAAAGCCTATTCCAGGCGAATAGAAGAATACAGGCAATGGATGATTTATCCCAGATGGCTCATACCGACTCCCTCACCGGCCTTTACAACAGGAAAGCTTTCTGGAATGAAATAGGTTTGGAGCTGGAGAGGTATCAGCGCCATGAAAACCCCGACAAACCCTGTCTGACCATAATTTATCTCGATCTGGATAATTTCAAGTTCTATAACGATACCTACGGCCACCAGGCGGGGGACAAAGTACTGCAGAAATTTGCCGATCTGATGAAAAGCCATTTCAGACTGACCGATATTATCTCGAGATTCGGAGGAGACGAGTTCGTCATAATGCTTCCCGAAACATCGGAAGCCCAGGCAGAACAGATTATCATAAGGCTTCTGCAAATATTCCGAACGGATTTTCTCGAGGAGCTGCACAGAACGCTTTCGATAAAAGCGATTCCCGAGGAGAAATTTCTCTCCTGTTCAATCGGCATAGGGGAATACAGGTGCCTGGAGGATCAGCCTTTCGATTCTTTCATGGCCCGGGTCGACGCGCTTATGTATGATGTGAAAAAAGCGGGCAAGAACGGGTATAAGAGATTGAATGGAAAATAG
- a CDS encoding glycoside hydrolase family 32 protein, translating into MEHLKPRYHYMPAKNWMNDPIGLHDDGKWYHMFYQYNPFGDRWGSIHWGHCRSTDLIHWEERPIAMKPDRAGGEEHCFSGSLIVPEKGDPLIFYTRIPFGDKAVSHYAEQWMARGDRKLETWRTDRRNPILKADDHGSVGELIDWRDPFVFRAFDRWYMLLGGSLNGEGVILLYRSENLENWSYRHILLKDSAEAPFLECPNIIMEEGKAILFYSPANKAVRCLTGIFTRDEQFKVERKSILDNSAMEGFYAPQMARDREGFIYMIAWAPEESRKGSDFIKGYSGAQTLPRRLSLSPKGYVNIKPHKQCLSLRQRGHRFSQLTPRGEPLALSSPGWQWELSLKLKRDSKESPAANPLRLNICEDKKSGEVTEIRFESSANRLVLDRSRSSVLESVSKSPLFIPLEETADTLSMRIFLDGSLIEIYLNDRYSLTSRLYPSSPEAINITLFCYGSELQGELHQCGL; encoded by the coding sequence ATGGAACATTTAAAACCACGATACCACTATATGCCCGCAAAAAACTGGATGAATGATCCGATAGGATTACATGACGACGGGAAGTGGTATCACATGTTTTATCAGTACAACCCCTTCGGAGACAGGTGGGGATCCATCCATTGGGGCCATTGCCGCAGCACCGACCTGATACACTGGGAAGAAAGACCGATTGCCATGAAACCGGACAGAGCCGGGGGAGAGGAACACTGTTTCTCCGGTTCCCTCATTGTTCCGGAAAAAGGCGACCCCCTTATTTTCTATACGAGGATTCCCTTTGGGGACAAGGCCGTTTCCCATTACGCTGAACAATGGATGGCGCGGGGAGACCGGAAACTTGAAACATGGCGGACCGACCGCCGCAATCCGATACTCAAGGCCGATGACCACGGTTCTGTGGGAGAATTGATCGACTGGCGGGATCCCTTTGTTTTCAGAGCATTCGACCGGTGGTATATGCTTCTGGGAGGCTCCCTCAACGGGGAAGGGGTTATCCTTCTCTACCGGTCAGAAAATCTGGAAAACTGGTCCTATCGCCATATCCTGCTGAAAGATTCAGCCGAAGCCCCTTTTCTGGAGTGTCCCAATATCATAATGGAAGAGGGTAAAGCCATTCTTTTCTACTCTCCCGCCAATAAAGCAGTCCGCTGCCTTACAGGCATATTTACCAGAGATGAGCAATTCAAAGTGGAGCGCAAGTCCATTCTGGATAACAGCGCCATGGAAGGTTTCTATGCACCGCAGATGGCGCGGGACCGGGAAGGCTTCATTTACATGATAGCCTGGGCTCCGGAAGAGAGCCGGAAAGGTTCGGATTTTATAAAAGGTTACTCGGGAGCGCAAACCCTCCCCCGCCGCTTGTCACTAAGCCCGAAGGGATATGTGAATATAAAGCCCCACAAACAATGCCTATCTCTTCGGCAAAGGGGACACCGGTTTTCTCAGCTCACACCCAGGGGAGAGCCGCTTGCCCTTTCATCACCGGGCTGGCAATGGGAACTCTCCCTGAAATTGAAGAGAGATAGTAAGGAAAGCCCGGCGGCGAATCCCCTGCGATTGAATATCTGCGAAGACAAAAAGAGCGGAGAAGTCACGGAAATACGTTTCGAAAGCAGTGCGAACCGCCTCGTACTGGACAGAAGCCGATCGTCCGTTCTGGAATCTGTCAGCAAATCGCCACTGTTTATTCCGCTGGAGGAAACAGCCGATACTCTATCTATGAGAATCTTTCTCGATGGTTCGCTCATCGAGATTTACCTCAACGACCGGTACAGCCTGACTTCAAGACTCTATCCATCTTCTCCGGAGGCGATTAATATCACGTTATTCTGTTACGGAAGCGAACTGCAAGGAGAACTTCATCAATGCGGGCTGTAG
- a CDS encoding response regulator: MIDSLKKIVILSLSFLFLSCSVPSIETGVDQGYIDLSDFDFSRTVDLSGSWLFSEGHGDKNNSHWNSITVPSPWQNGINEGTYKLEIKLPPEEEHYSLYIPDCPTAYKLTINDRIYYNGRIGDSYSPTLKPRVFQITARERLTVFLEVNDYHTTHSGLISRPYFGRSESIESQALKNSSIDAISIGALLLSGIFSLGAWLADRKNRENSHHILALIAFWMIIRFLTDYNRLILLFIDNYTVHEKLTWFNIPVIVALFALYFKRIFDYPLYRKLMDWSIALSLLYATAVLAGPVRLAYIANVPYELTMVIPMSATIYITIFDIFYGKKTYDSLYWLGVMIGGIIIFAGNALFQFHNSVFNTRIFAALIIPFQILFTYIPYRKVYERNSNLLKHKNDLFMRISDSLRTPLFGIRGKLDLLINSPEKTYEIKNELMEMDGCAQKLSDQIDYLLSVSRADVISRNPKGLMRDPLTRKSIILIDDVELNRSILREQIRHVFRNANIQVFESAESALLHMEKNRVDCIFCDLLMPGMDGFQFTRSCRKKGYLTPIFIFSASLNKENRRKALSFGADGYLVKPLKLNEIKELFSVYL, encoded by the coding sequence TTGATCGATTCATTGAAGAAAATTGTCATTCTGTCTCTTTCATTTCTTTTTCTCTCCTGCAGTGTCCCGTCAATAGAAACCGGAGTCGACCAGGGGTATATTGATCTTTCGGATTTCGATTTTTCCCGAACTGTTGATTTATCCGGTTCATGGCTCTTCTCGGAAGGGCATGGAGATAAGAACAACAGCCATTGGAACAGTATTACTGTTCCCTCGCCCTGGCAGAACGGAATCAATGAGGGAACCTATAAGCTGGAGATAAAACTCCCTCCGGAAGAAGAGCATTACAGCCTCTACATTCCCGACTGCCCGACAGCATACAAACTGACAATAAACGACAGGATCTATTACAACGGCCGCATCGGAGATTCCTACAGTCCCACTCTGAAACCCCGGGTTTTTCAGATCACCGCCAGGGAAAGGTTGACGGTATTTCTTGAAGTTAATGACTATCATACAACCCACAGCGGACTGATCTCCCGACCTTATTTCGGCCGTTCGGAATCCATTGAAAGCCAGGCGCTGAAGAACTCATCGATAGACGCCATCAGCATAGGGGCTCTGCTGCTTTCGGGAATTTTTTCATTGGGAGCCTGGCTGGCTGACCGCAAAAACAGGGAGAACAGTCATCACATTCTGGCCCTGATCGCATTCTGGATGATTATCCGGTTCCTGACAGATTACAACCGGCTGATCCTGCTATTCATAGACAACTACACTGTTCACGAAAAACTGACATGGTTCAATATTCCGGTTATTGTCGCCCTTTTCGCCCTCTATTTTAAACGGATATTTGATTATCCCCTCTACAGGAAGCTGATGGACTGGTCAATCGCTTTGTCCCTTCTCTACGCAACGGCGGTACTGGCTGGACCTGTCAGGCTGGCTTATATAGCCAATGTCCCCTATGAACTGACAATGGTTATTCCGATGAGTGCAACGATTTATATAACCATATTCGATATTTTTTACGGAAAAAAGACCTATGATTCCCTTTACTGGCTGGGAGTCATGATCGGGGGCATTATCATTTTCGCTGGAAATGCTCTCTTTCAGTTCCACAATTCGGTTTTCAACACCAGGATTTTCGCCGCTCTCATCATCCCTTTCCAGATCCTCTTTACTTATATCCCCTACCGGAAAGTCTACGAAAGAAATTCCAATTTGCTGAAACATAAGAACGACCTCTTTATGAGGATTTCAGACTCGCTCAGAACACCGCTTTTCGGGATAAGGGGGAAACTGGATCTGCTGATCAACAGTCCGGAGAAGACCTATGAGATCAAGAACGAGCTGATGGAAATGGACGGATGCGCTCAGAAGCTTTCGGATCAGATTGACTATCTTCTCTCCGTATCCCGGGCCGATGTCATATCGCGGAATCCCAAAGGCTTGATGAGAGATCCCCTGACGCGGAAAAGCATCATTCTGATTGATGATGTTGAATTGAACAGATCCATCCTCCGGGAGCAGATCAGACATGTTTTCCGCAATGCGAACATACAGGTCTTCGAATCGGCGGAATCCGCCCTACTCCATATGGAAAAAAACAGGGTCGACTGTATTTTCTGCGATCTCCTGATGCCGGGAATGGACGGGTTTCAGTTTACAAGGAGCTGCCGGAAAAAAGGCTATCTGACCCCTATTTTCATTTTCAGCGCATCCTTGAACAAAGAGAACCGCCGGAAGGCTCTATCTTTCGGCGCCGACGGCTATCTGGTAAAACCTCTCAAGCTCAATGAGATAAAAGAGCTCTTCTCAGTCTATCTTTAA